The Ziziphus jujuba cultivar Dongzao chromosome 7, ASM3175591v1 genome includes a region encoding these proteins:
- the LOC107424313 gene encoding endochitinase-like, with protein MKLSYLILLSLAFLLGISSAEQCGRQAGGAVCPNGLCCSQHGWCGNTDPYCKEGCQSQCSTGGTPPSTPTPTPSGDVGSIISRALFDQLLKYRNDGRCKSNGFYTYDAFIAAARSFSGFGTTGDVTIRKRELAAFLGQTSHETTGGWPTAPDGPYAWGYCFVKELNEAVYCTPSNENPCAPGRKYYGRGPIQLTHNYNYGPAGRAIRMDLLNNPDLVATDAVVSFKTAIWFWMTPQGNKPSSHDVIIGKWTPSAADRGAGRVSGYGVITNIINGGLECGRGPDNRVADRIGFYKRYCDILGVSYGDNLDCYNQRPFA; from the exons atgAAGCTTAGCTATCTTATCCTCTTATCCTTAGCTTTCTTGCTAGGGATTTCCTCCGCGGAACAATGCGGAAGACAAGCAGGCGGTGCTGTGTGTCCTAACGGCCTGTGTTGCAGCCAACATGGTTGGTGTGGCAACACAGATCCGTACTGCAAGGAAGGTTGTCAGAGCCAATGCAGCACCGGAGGCACTCCCCCTTCAACACCGACCCCGACACCTAGCGGTGATGTTGGCAGCATTATCAGCAGAGCATTGTTCGATCAGTTACTTAAGTATCGTAACGATGGACGGTGCAAGAGTAATGGTTTCTACACTTACGATGCTTTCATTGCTGCTGCCAGGTCTTTCAGTGGTTTTGGAACCACTGGAGATGTTACTATTCGTAAGAGAGAGTTGGCAGCTTTCTTGGGTCAGACCTCTCACGAGACAACAG GAGGATGGCCAACTGCCCCAGATGGTCCGTATGCTTGGGGTTATTGCTTTGTTAAAGAGTTAAACGAGGCTGTTTATTGCACTCCCAGTAATGAAAATCCTTGTGCTCCTGGCAGAAAATATTATGGCCGAGGACCTATTCAACTCACCCA CAACTACAACTACGGTCCAGCTGGTAGAGCAATTAGAATGGACCTTTTAAACAATCCGGATCTTGTAGCGACAGACGCCGTGGTGTCGTTCAAGACAGCCATATGGTTTTGGATGACTCCGCAGGGAAACAAGCCGTCGAGCCATGACGTCATCATTGGAAAATGGACACCGTCTGCTGCAGATAGGGGAGCTGGTAGGGTCTCAGGCTACGGTGTGATCACTAACATCATCAACGGTGGGCTTGAATGTGGCCGCGGTCCTGATAATCGTGTGGCTGATAGAATTGGGTTTTACAAGAGGTACTGTGATATCTTGGGAGTGAGCTATGGGGACAACTTGGATTGCTACAATCAAAGGCCATTTGCCTAA
- the LOC107410050 gene encoding pentatricopeptide repeat-containing protein At2g17670 produces MGKVPGSLRSAVSTALIKRPSSLVPSESPTQRPRFFPKKSPSSQLSGKTSQSKNTNSSETTKSPILFTSPDLSDAKKLFKSIVATARAPLSPRFHNSLLQSYAAISTVDDSISLLRHMIKTEPSFSPDRSTYHILLAQSCKASDSTLASTHQALNLMVTSGFNPDKVTTDIAVRSLCLSGRIDHAVELVKELSLKHSVPDTYTYNFLIKHLCKFRALSAVYNFIDEMRSSFDTKPDLVTYTILIDNVCNSKNLREATRLVDVLAEEGFKPDCFVYNTIMKGYCMLSRGSEALEVYKKMKESGVEPDLVTYNTLIFGLSKSGRVKEARKYLNIMTEMGHFPDAVTYTSLMNGLCREGDALGALALLEEMEARGCSPNSCTYNTLLHGLCKSKLLDKGIELYGVMKEGGMKLDTACYATFVRALCRDGRIAEAYEVFDYAIESKSLTTVAAYSTLESTLKWLNKAREQGKAV; encoded by the coding sequence atgggaAAAGTTCCGGGGTCCCTACGTTCTGCTGTATCAACCGCACTTATCAAAAGGCCATCTTCTCTGGTCCCATCGGAATCCCCAACTCAAAGACCCCGTTTCTTTCCCAAGAAAAGCCCATCATCCCAACTTTCGGGGAAAACTTCACAATCCAAAAATACCAACTCTTCTGAAACCACTAAATCACCAATCCTCTTCACCTCCCCGGACCTCTCAGACGCCAAGAAGCTCTTCAAGTCCATTGTCGCAACGGCAAGGGCCCCACTCAGTCCCCGCTTCCACAATTCCCTACTCCAGTCCTATGCCGCAATCTCCACTGTCGATGATTCCATCTCTCTCCTCCGCCACATGATCAAGACCGAACCTTCCTTCTCGCCCGACCGATCAACCTACCACATCTTGCTCGCTCAGTCCTGCAAAGCATCTGATTCCACCCTCGCCTCCACTCACCAGGCCCTCAATCTTATGGTCACCAGCGGCTTCAATCCCGACAAGGTCACCACCGACATTGCTGTTCGGTCTCTCTGTCTGTCGGGTCGCATTGACCACGCCGTTGAATTGGTCAAGGAATTATCTTTGAAACACTCGGTACCGGATACTTATACTTACAATTTTCTTATCAAACATCTCTGCAAATTCAGAGCTTTGAGTgctgtttataattttattgatgaAATGCGAAGCTCTTTTGACACAAAGCCTGATCTTGTTACTTATACCATCTTAATTGATAATGTCTGTAATAGCAAGAATCTACGCGAGGCCACACGGTTAGTAGATGTGCTGGCCGAGGAAGGGTTTAAACCCGATTGCTTTGTTTACAATACCATCATGAAAGGTTATTGTATGTTGAGTAGAGGTAGTGAGGCACTTGAGGTTTATAAGAAAATGAAGGAGAGTGGAGTTGAGCCTGATCTCGTTACTTATAATACTTTAATTTTCGGGTTATCGAAATCAGGACGAGTTAAAGAAGCTAGAAAGTATTTGAATATAATGACAGAAATGGGTCATTTCCCGGATGCTGTAACATATACTTCGTTGATGAATGGGTTGTGTAGGGAGGGAGATGCATTGGGCGCTTTAGCTTTGTTGGAGGAAATGGAAGCAAGAGGCTGTAGTCCAAATTCGTGCACGTATAATACGTTGCTCCATGGATTGTGCAAGTCTAAGTTATTGGATAAAGGGATTGAATTATATGGGGTGATGAAGGAAGGTGGTATGAAGCTTGATACAGCTTGTTATGCCACATTTGTGAGGGCACTTTGTAGGGATGGTAGGATTGCAGAAGCTTATGAAGTGTTTGATTATGCGATTGAGAGCAAGAGTTTGACTACTGTTGCTGCTTACTCAACCTTGGAGAGTACGCTGAAGTGGTTGAACAAAGCGAGGGAACAGGGCAAGGCTGTTTAA
- the LOC107424329 gene encoding uncharacterized protein LOC107424329, with the protein MAGSSATPCLHQPVRSISLPSRLHPNSQKIEEQLSKLKTWKLSSTSMGIPLARETIQLGLTGLAELYNSIKELFHSPLTQNALLQHECRKLVEETLDGSIGLLDACGTARDLLLNMKKHLQDLQSAFRRRSTTDSSIETNVQAYITFRKLAKKDIVKSIRALKSMHTNAVAFNYLLNVDHHILMVIKLLRELSTLTISIFWSLLMFLSVPVMKTKANGWSLISKLVPVTFAGSERAQKVFNEVSNVDIALCYLDGNFRKNGAKIDVQMVQRRLETLDGVVDGLEGGLDCLFRCLIQHRVSLLNLLTP; encoded by the coding sequence ATGGCAGGCTCATCTGCAACACCTTGCTTGCATCAGCCTGTTAGATCCATTAGCTTGCCATCAAGGCTACACCCAAATTCTCAGAAGATTGAAGAACAATTAAGCAAGCTAAAGACTTGGAAATTGTCATCCACTTCAATGGGTATTCCTCTAGCAAGGGAGACAATTCAATTGGGTTTGACTGGGCTAGCTGAGTTGTATAACTCAATCAAGGAACTCTTTCACTCTCCACTAACCCAAAACGCCCTTCTCCAACATGAGTGCAGAAAACTAGTCGAAGAGACACTTGATGGGTCAATTGGTTTGCTAGATGCTTGTGGCACTGCAAGAGACTTACTCCTAAACATGAAAAAACATCTTCAAGACCTTCAATCAGCATTCAGAAGGAGAAGTACTACAGATTCGAGCATCGAAACCAACGTGCAAGCTTATATCACCTTTAGAAAACTGGCAAAAAAGGacattgttaagagcattagAGCGTTGAAGTCAATGCATACCAATGCTGTAGCATTCAATTATCTCTTAAATGTAGATCACCATATATTAATGGTGATCAAATTGTTGAGAGAGTTAAGTACTCTcactatttctattttttggtcCCTCTTAATGTTCTTATCCGTGCCAGTGATGAAGACAAAGGCTAATGGATGGTCTTTGATTTCAAAACTGGTGCCTGTAACATTTGCAGGGTCAGAGAGAGCTCAAAAAGTGTTCAATGAGGTGAGCAATGTTGATATTGCTCTCTGCTACTTGGATGGAAATTTCCGGAAAAATGGTGCCAAGATCGATGTGCAAATGGTGCAGAGGAGATTAGAGACACTTGATGGCGTTGTTGATGGTCTTGAGGGTGGATTAGACTGCCTCTTTAGATGCCTAATACAACATAGAGTCTCCCTCCTTAATCTTCTCACACCTtga
- the LOC107424324 gene encoding uncharacterized protein LOC107424324, translated as MAISSSLPVVVHPPVRSISLPTREHPSSIQVEALLNHLKSCQFSLVSTPVRFAAETIQTGLVGLADLYTCLEEFITQQALLPNGHGNVVLVEEALDGSITLLDTCNIAREILLTMNEHVQRLQSALRRKGRDSSIETSIHAYISYRKNAKKEIIKCLAALKRMDRSNINSSSPLLDLDHQPSMVAKILRETSTITISIFRALLEFLSVPATKTKAGGWSMISKLMPIRSSSSSEKEKKIGNLVGGLDFALYSLVGNLQSTDTRAEVEMAQRMLETFSLTSEGIVGGLDCMFRCLVQHRVSLLNILTQ; from the coding sequence ATGGCAATCTCCTCTTCATTGCCTGTTGTTGTTCATCCTCCAGTTAGGTCCATTAGTCTGCCCACTAGGGAACACCCATCTTCTATTCAAGTAGAAGCATTGCTAAACCACCTTAAATCCTGCCAATTTTCGTTGGTTTCGACCCCGGTTCGTTTCGCGGCCGAGACTATTCAAACCGGTCTAGTAGGCTTAGCGGATTTGTATACCTGTCTGGAGGAATTCATCACCCAACAAGCCCTTCTTCCAAACGGACATGGAAACGTAGTGCTGGTAGAAGAAGCTCTTGACGGGTCAATCACGTTGCTGGACACTTGCAACATAGCAAGGGAAATATTGCTGACCATGAACGAACATGTTCAAAGACTTCAATCGGCTTTACGTAGAAAGGGCAGAGATTCAAGCATTGAAACCAGTATTCATGCTTATATTTCTTATAGAAAGAATGCCAAGAAGGAGATTATCAAATGCCTTGCTGCTTTAAAGCGAATGGATCGAAGCAATATCAATTCCTCTTCTCCTCTCTTGGATCTTGATCACCAACCATCAATGGTGGCTAAGATTCTAAGAGAAACAAGCACTATTACCATCTCCATCTTTAGAGCTCTGCTGGAATTCCTGTCCGTTCCAGCAACAAAGACAAAAGCTGGAGGGTGGTCTATGATCTCGAAGTTGATGCCAATTAGATCTTCATCTTCGtctgagaaagagaagaagattgGAAATTTAGTTGGGGGTCTTGATTTTGCTCTGTATTCTCTTGTGGGAAATTTACAGAGCACTGATACTAGAGCTGAAGTTGAAATGGCACAGAGGATGTTGGAGACATTTAGTTTGACAAGTGAAGGTATTGTTGGTGGATTAGACTGTATGTTTAGGTGTCTAGTCCAACATAGAGTGTCTTTACTAAACATCCTTACTCAATGA
- the LOC107424319 gene encoding uncharacterized protein LOC107424319, producing the protein MANRYHVRSISFPSRSHPTTIRVEEELNKFKTWEASSYSTSDSICNGLSRLEELYESVEDLLHMGSTQQVLSQNQNEKCVEELLDGSVKLLDICGITRDFMLQTNEHVRPLQSALRRRKGDSSMETSIANYTCFRKKMKKDVKKLILALKQVDKKFETSASPAVEQDDHLCAVIRVLREVCSMNISIFQSLCFFLTVPAGSNPRSRWSLVSKLMHKGAVTCEEKEKSVHELDGVDAVLCTLGADAEKIEIALKRLEALEMSINGLENGLESVFRRLIKTRTSLLNIISQ; encoded by the coding sequence ATGGCAAATAGATACCATGTTCGATCAATTAGCTTCCCTTCAAGATCTCATCCCACCACAATTAGAGTCGAAGAAGAGCTTAACAAATTCAAGACATGGGAAGCTTCATCTTATTCCACATCAGATTCTATCTGCAATGGTCTGTCAAGACTTGAAGAGTTGTATGAATCAGTGGAGGATCTTCTCCATATGGGTTCGACCCAGCAAGTTCTTTCTCAAAACCAGAATGAGAAATGTGTGGAGGAATTGTTGGATGGATCCGTAAAGCTTCTTGACATCTGTGGGATTACAAGGGATTTCATGTTGCAGACCAATGAACATGTTCGACCTCTTCAATCTGCTCTCAGGAGGAGAAAAGGAGACTCAAGCATGGAAACCAGCATTGCAAATTACACCTGTTTcaggaagaagatgaagaaggatGTGAAAAAGTTGATCTTGGCGTTGAAACAAGTTGATAAGAAATTCGAAACATCTGCATCACCAGCTGTTGAACAAGATGACCATCTCTGTGCTGTGATCAGGGTTCTCAGAGAAGTCTGTTCTATGAACATTTCTATCTTCCAATCACTCTGCTTTTTCTTGACTGTACCAGCTGGATCAAATCCCAGAAGCAGGTGGTCTCTGGTTTCGAAATTGATGCACAAAGGTGCTGTAACTtgtgaagagaaagaaaagtctGTGCATGAATTAGATGGAGTGGATGCTGTGCTCTGCACATTAGGAGCTGATGctgagaaaattgaaattgctcTTAAAAGATTGGAGGCTTTGGAAATGAGCATCAATGGCCTTGAAAATGGTTTGGAGAGCGTTTTTAGGCGCTTGATTAAGACAAGGACTTCCCTTTTGAACATAATCTCTCAATAG
- the LOC107424316 gene encoding uncharacterized protein LOC107424316 — MKRPTMIAFSPKSSSKYNSRSISFPARSHPSTQRVEEELNKLKASQETSSSKAETICFGLSGLKELYSCIEELLNLPSTRQALAAQDQNEKLVNDLLDSSLRYLDVCSKIRDDVLAMKESVRELQSALRRRKVGDSNIESDVASYFSFRKKMKKEIGQSLTSLKQIESKYGTFPLDLDTHLSAVVRVLRESSFISGTIFRSFFLFLSTPLLKPKQSKWSLVSMMVHKGIVCEEQKSMNELESVDVALSNLSLQNSSEDGQDEKFESAQKKLEALDFGIEGLENGLESLFRLLIHNRVALLNILSH, encoded by the coding sequence ATGAAAAGACCAACAATGATAGCATTTTCACCAAAATCTTCTTCTAAATACAATTCTAGATCTATTAGCTTCCCAGCCAGATCTCATCCAAGCACACAGAGAGTTGAAGAAGAGCTTAACAAGCTCAAAGCTAGCCAAGAAACTTCTTCATCAAAAGCAGAAACTATTTGCTTCGGACTATCTGGTCTCAAAGAGTTGTATAGTTGCATCGAGGAGCTTCTGAATTTGCCATCGACACGACAAGCTTTAGCAGCCCAAGATCAAAACGAGAAATTGGTAAACGATTTGTTGGATAGCTCGCTGAGGTACTTGGATGTTTGCAGCAAAATAAGAGATGATGTTTTGGCCATGAAAGAAAGTGTTAGAGAGCTTCAATCGGCACTTCGAAGAAGAAAGGTTGGAGATTCCAACATTGAAAGCGACGTCGCTTCTTACTTTTCGTTtagaaaaaagatgaagaaggaAATTGGGCAGTCTCTTACTTCTCTGAAGCAAATAGAGAGCAAATATGGGACTTTTCCTCTTGATCTAGATACCCATTTGAGTGCTGTGGTTAGAGTACTGAGAGAGTCAAGTTTCATCTCCGGCACAATTTTCCGGTCGTTTTTCTTGTTCCTGTCGACGCCATTGTTGAAACCGAAGCAGAGCAAGTGGTCTTTGGTTTCAATGATGGTGCATAAAGGGATAGTGTGTGAAGAACAGAAAAGCATGAATGAGTTGGAAAGCGTAGATGTTGCTCTAAGCAACTTGTCCCTGCAAAATTCGAGCGAAGATGGTCAAGATGAGAAGTTTGAATCTGCACAGAAAAAGTTGGAGGCTTTGGATTTTGGCATTGAAGGCCTAGAAAATGGGTTGGAGAGTTTGTTTAGGCTCTTGATCCATAACAGAGTGGCTCTGTTGAATATACTTTCACACTAG